The following nucleotide sequence is from Acyrthosiphon pisum isolate AL4f chromosome A2, pea_aphid_22Mar2018_4r6ur, whole genome shotgun sequence.
TTTTTCTCCAGATGATTGTTACTCACATTTTTACCTTGCTCTTATGTTACTCTCCTGCCTTAATGTTATTAAACTATTTGATTGTGTTAACAACTACtcccaataaattatttgtagttttcattgaaggtatacaatataatataattatagtgagGTATAAGCTACAAATGTTTTACTATAAATCtagtcatttaaatatttgtattattaattgtatgtaaaaaatgtttgtgatttattattgtagtgtGCCTATGCGGCTATGTCTAAGTATACTAtcattacttaataaaatttgaagaaagaaaaaatatattgaagatAATTCTTAATCagtttatatagattataatctatattctatcaCAAATCAgaattaggtactttaataatttgtatacattttcttattttaatatctttagagtttagattTTTAGTTATATGGTTATATAAATCTTTTGTAATACATTACTCCAATAAGTTCTCAATTTTATTGtgtgataacaatataaaatacatgctTCTACTAATATACAGTTGCATTTGATTATTCAAACACCAATGAACATTGAATggtgtaattacattttaatatccttgaacatagtttatattatattcttattccAAATACTATGTTGGATAAGTTGTACTGAAGTGATGAATGAATAGATTTAACTATATAgcatatagatataatacatatgtgttgtaagcattattatatttttctgattaAACGAAGACTTGTAACAGTCTATTAGTAACAAAGCGagtttataaatgaaaatggtACATTAATGATGTAATAATAGATAGTAAAATGGAATTGACAGTTAGTATAGCGAAGATGAGGTGTGGAGAAATCAATCCATTAGGATTAGTGTATACAGGTGTGCCACAAAATGAGGGAGAAAAGTTTAAGATAGTTTGGTTATGTTATGAAGAGATGTAACTTAAATGCAATATGAGTGgttatggaaataaataatgaaaaaagagAAGAGATCAATCGACAGAATAGGAATGAATTATGAAATGATAATAGGTGGTGTCCAGTGGcatatttagatttttgtcTTGGGGAGGGATATGATTTTATCCAGTAGCCCCGCCTTTAAAGTTTGAAACCTTAGTACTcggaaaagtatattttatactgtctatggggggggggggggaagatTGATCCCCTTGATCACCAACCCCCCGTAAATATGCCACTGGTAGTGTGAGTAAAGAAGAGGCAGGAGACAAAGCCTTATGGAGATGTAAGAGAACTGAGAAGAGTGGCCGACCCCCTTTGGTTGGGAGCAAAAACCAAAGGGTAGTaacaaagatatattatatatttatatacataattaggGTTAGTTATAAATTTCTTTTGAGaatggtaaaattaaatacaaaatttgacagcatatttctttatattttataaaacagcAACATAGAAATTTCAGCAttttcaactattataatactaatgtttgttttcataaatataatgtattttctcttaaaattttaaagcattttttggtaattttaattacatatcaaaataaatgttagtgcCAACGCTGGAAAGGCAAGGTATCAGCAAACTCGGTTTTAGGATTTTAACCGGCCATAAAAAAGTTGACGGCCTAATTTTAAATACggcgtaataattattatttattattattaatagatatacaTTAAGTTCAAaccactatacataatataatataggtattacgatctagttaaattatttacatataatatatgtatgtacatacctcataatgtaaatatatattgtaaatagttattaaattaaagtatatacattggtagttttcttattttttaaacacttgtCCTTTATGTAAatctgtacaatttatttatatatgcttattaataagttacaaatgtataatgtttataataaaactatacattaaGAATTACATCCAAGTAAAAATTCTGCAGCATTTTTTGGATATCCATCTTctgttttattatgattatgatcaAACTTCCAATACTGATTTCCAGTAAAGAAATATGTATCTcctataaaagttatttatattatgttatattatacttatattcatttaaaaatggatacataatacatatatatgataatGTCGGAAATGAGAAAATTTTCTGTTACCATTATGATGCTATTTATGATTTAACAACCAATATCTTCATTTagaaatagacaatagttatacttatattggaaatatatataagtaatatacataatataatatgttccggAAATTGTCTATTCACTCTGGCAGAgtggcagcagcagcagcagtaaataataaacgaaaCCACTTGTTTGATATTCAGCATTTGAACATGGTtgtcaattacataatatttaaagactaattttcttattacaatttatttatttccaaattTTAAACAGGGTTGTATTGTTGTTTGGTCAGTATGGTCAGTCACAAATATGATTCCCCGCCCTATAAATTGTTTCAGTGTTCCCACTgcttattcatattatacggTATTCATATTACGGTATCAAAATTTctaatatcatttataattgaGATGTAGCCCTACTAAGGCTctgataaaagtttttaaagaaCCCTAGCGCAACTAatcacaattattacaatattatagaagcCTGAAGCCATGGTACTATAGAGTACCcaatattggtaataatattaatactaaaaattaaataaactgtagtgactataataaatacctagttcAAGAATCTAGTggacaaaaaaatttataatatataaaattatttaccagATTTCCACGTGAGAACATCGTCTATTGGAGTTCTTACACCTTTGAAATGTTCTTTAATTGATCTATGCCtttgtaataacaatttatgttGATCATCATACATCCAAAAGTATTCcccacttaaaaaataaatttaatataacattaatattaaaataataatttaagattaatgtttcataagtcataatgtGAAGAATAATTTAAGAGGACGCCTCACCCGTATGGCCATACGCCGCATGCCcgcatattatgttatcttcgtgcataacatagcaaattgtatactcagcagaacacgtataactccgttagcttaaaaatatgagtgaattgacctcttataaaatgtaaaggttaaactacctcatgggctttttattatattttaaagcgagttaatAGTTACCtacgagtattttaaaattgtaaattgtttgtacatcttaaaatactcataactcgctttaaaattaaaatataattaaaagcccataaggttgtctagataataatcttaccattagattttataagaggtcaattcactctaatttttaaactaacagagctacaagtgttctgctgagcgtacaatttgctatgttacgcacttgtaaattgtaagacggagacaacatatgcgggtgaGGCGTCATCTTAAGATTAAtatctcataagtcataatgtcataatgtgaaggatgttgttttaaaaatgaattattgttactcaaattgtttttatattaatattgattttcaaactttaaaaagtttttttattaacttaggtagttaaaaatttttgaCACAACAGCTTAAATTTATTTAGggtttacaatttgtaatagtATTACACAGGGGCAGCTCCAGTGACATGGTTAGAGGTGAGGGgaagtcataattttcagaaaatttctatgatttttttttgtaattttgttcttAACAgtgtaaaattgtttagaaatacagcttGGGAGGCCCTAGGGAaatgaaggggggggggggtcttcAGCCTGTTAGTCATTCTGCATACGCCTCCACGAAATATCAAAGGATCAACTTTTTGATGAAGGATTTACTGGGATCAATTtttactaaacatattatatttacacttgAAAATTTACCTAAAAAGATAAGTTATTGGTGGTACTCCATACATCATAACTGCATCAACTCTATCAACAAAATGTGGAAATCCATAATCCATAATAGGTCTTGGactattttctattaaatgATTTCCattgaatacataataactattacctgaaatattttaaaacgtattaaaattaattaacatataattatacatattttttccataaaattttaaacaagaataGACTTATACTAAAGCAAATAtgggtacctacgtaatattttCATAGAAGTATAGAACATTATGttctatgatattttatatattattttagattttaatctttaaaaaataaaaataaaaatggtacctAGCTTCTTTGTTACTCcagataactattttaattgaatataggTATCCGTAATCGGGTAATCCGTATCTTACATTAAACGTTATAACATTAACTCTACGTAAACTATATAGATAACACTATAAACTATTTATCTAAATGCAATgcaactaggtacctaattgtatgTGTTTGGTTTTCAACTATGAACATTTTGATACGTATATCTTTACTGGAGGTTATATTAAATGCTGACTTAATGTTGCATATAAAGGGTGTTTGTAGttttttaacaatgttttagatagaataaatgttttaattagacAATTGTATCAAATAACTTGATGTCTTATAATAAGGAAATTCGTACACTTTTCATGGACTTTAGAAaagcatacaatataaatatataataaagtatctcataggcgtgcgcagggggTATGCAGGGTATGCAGCTGCATACCCTGAAGCTCTTTGAGCGgcaaaaatcgtttttagaaaaaaaatttttgtgcgcaagaaaaataattactaattatagtgCGGCCCAggagtgtacatattattatgtttaaactcgaaactatttgtgtattgtgtatatattttatcagaattttaCATTCTTAAAATAACTTTCAGGGGGTGCCTGTGGTAATCCAATGcttaatttggggggggggggaggaaaaagtacaaaattggctaaacactgTTAACAATGGGAAACTAAGGCTAATTGGGGGGAGAATGTCCCTTTTGCCCCCCCTCCTCTTGGATCCGCCACTGCTTCTGCATACCCTGAACAAGAGGGCTGCGTACGCCTATGAAGTATCCATAACAAAAGTCTGTTCACTGTTGAATATTCTGAAAGAATTTCATTTCCTACAATACCTACCTGGTGAATCTTACCTATACATCAGTGTCATAGAGACTTTGGTGAGGGTATAAGTGGGAAACACAAGAACTGGCACTGTTACAGTGAAATCATGGTTAAGACAAGACGATTTACTATCAATAGTATTTTGTTCAATATGGTTTTTGGAAAAGATCATTAGAGAGATAAAATTGGTGCTATATATAGCGGGTAGGACGTTCAGATATTCATATTACAGACTATAGTAATTATGGAAGAATCCCAAGAcagattgaatatattatttagacattCAGTAGATTTATAAAGAAGAAATATAAGTATGACTATCCGATTATACATTTACCTAATtacctaaatgaaaaaaaaacttagtaggttaggttaggttttggTATATGGTTTTTAGAAAACGAGATCTACTGTTTTGTAAGTCGATAAAAATAGAGCAGTATAGATACGTATGAATTTAAAACAGTAGAATAATTTCAATACCttgatagattttatataaaaaatcggTAGACAAAATTTTGGACTcaaacatataaacatttttagctCATAAAATTCCGCGGCGAGTTTGATTGAAATGTTTATAAGTTAGGTTAGATTCCGTTACTCGTCCACATTTTTGTCagccaatttttttataacatccTTAAATAATCTAGAATCAATTGGTGTTGGTGGCAGAATAGCAGACGCACTAAGATCGGTTGGTTTTTAGTTTTGGAGACTCCCCCAAGCCGGTCTCTATACTTctgtcgattttttttattgtgtttaggAGGCCCGATTCTTTAGACTAAACAAAAATCAAGTGAGCTAAAATGGGTGAGGTAAAACCGTCAGTATAGCTCTCTGTCTATTTGGGAAGACCAAGAATACTCTGGGAAGATATACCATAAAAAAGGATGTTGAATATTTGAGCCAGTAGGTGGTTTTAATTGGAATAATTGGAACAATCTAAAGTTGGACATAGAAGGATGACAACTTGGTTGAAAGATGGGATGCTTCTGAGAGTCAAATAAACCCACGCAGTGGTTGGGGCCGTGTCGTAATTTGGTCATGTTTGTTGTCTTGTTGGTTAGGGGGattgaaatatgtattattatatatttatatttataccacaataatacaattccatataatgtatttcaatatatttgtgcaATAGTGAATactgatagtaataatattgtgattagtacgaaataacattatttattaggtacctatcatgtACAGCTAGCATAgggttttttgtattatttctataagATATATCTACTATAGTATactaaagtacctactataaagctactactataaataataatatttacatttgaataaGTACATAAATGTGGTTtgccagtttttaaaaataaattatcatggGGGATACGATGACACCCAAATCCCCTTCCCTCAAATACAGCACAGTGTTACtgtgaagaatataatatatattactaattgATAGAGAGAGTCTCTATagagatataaatatttaatctttaCCTACCatgaaacaaaacaatattagagTCCGGCCTTTCGTATGCTGCATCAATTTTGACAATAGCCTGGCTGGAATCTGCTAATACTTGAAAGAACCTTAATAATTGTACCGGATAACGCGGTTGTATGGATCCAGGATTGTTTAACCTCCATAATAGCTTAATgttatgaatacatttaatgtaaaaacatttaaattattaattactcatttatatagattataaaaatagc
It contains:
- the LOC100163741 gene encoding matrix metalloproteinase-17, with product MELGFLGGDIHFDDSEDWTLDNSYNGVDFYSVAIHEMGHSLGLGHSSEPNSIMNPYYTGPQPQDIGYDDILGMHSLYISRTLPEDHVHFLPSTIQPQLSPRVPNKPHVHWSSFSHETCTDDNIVTLESVTTYKPEVSTRKNNNIDECQGNFDAISCFRGEIFVFKYSLLWRLNNPGSIQPRYPVQLLRFFQVLADSSQAIVKIDAAYERPDSNIVLFHGNSYYVFNGNHLIENSPRPIMDYGFPHFVDRVDAVMMYGVPPITYLFSGEYFWMYDDQHKLLLQRHRSIKEHFKGVRTPIDDVLTWKSGDTYFFTGNQYWKFDHNHNKTEDGYPKNAAEFLLGCNS